In one window of Festucalex cinctus isolate MCC-2025b chromosome 14, RoL_Fcin_1.0, whole genome shotgun sequence DNA:
- the LOC144001745 gene encoding dickkopf-related protein 1-like isoform X2, with the protein MLLRCAARCFLPVWLSLLGYVYAGPIVLNSNAIKNFDPVSPSPRTSSPGSVGHKEAPVDALQSSVCADDDECGEDEYCNDVRSACLSCRKNRKRCARDSMCCAGSRCSNGVCQTNDIDGPGWHLYNNTMEHHAKRPLTVLEAHNVKGQEGDTCLRSADCSAGLCCARHFWSRICKPVLSEGQVCTRHRRKGTHGLELFQRCDCGDGLACRPERGDAVGRTSARNLHTCQRR; encoded by the exons ATGCTGCTGCGATGCGCCGCGCGTTGCTTCCTGCCTGTGTGGCTCTCGCTGCTTGGATACGTTTACGCGGGGCCGATTGTGCTCAACTCCAACGCCATCAAGAACTTCGACCCGGTCAGCCCAAGTCCGCGCACCTCATCGCCGGGCAGCGTTGGACACAAAGAAGCTCCCGTGGACGCCTTGCAG TCAAGTGTGTGCGCGGACGACGACGAATGCGGCGAGGATGAATACTGCAACGACGTCCGAAGTGCGTGTCTGTCGTGCCGCAAGAACCGGAAGCGTTGCGCACGGGACTCCATGTGTTGCGCCGGAAGCCGCTGCAGCAACG GTGTGTGCCAGACGAATGACATCGATGGCCCAGGCTGGCATTTATACAACAACACGATGGAGCATCATGCCAAGAGGCCGCTCACTGTCCTCGAAGCTCACAATGTGAAAG GTCAGGAAGGGGACACGTGCCTGCGCTCGGCCGACTGCTCGGCGGGCCTCTGCTGCGCCCGCCACTTCTGGTCTCGCATCTGCAAGCCGGTCCTGAGCGAGGGCCAGGTGTGCACGCGCCACCGCCGCAAGGGCACCCACGGCCTGGAGCTCTTCCAGCGCTGCGACTGCGGCGACGGCCTGGCGTGCAGGCCCGAGAGGGGCGACGCCGTCGGCAGGACGTCGGCCCGGAACCTACACACGTGTCAGAGACGCTga
- the LOC144001745 gene encoding dickkopf-related protein 1-like isoform X1 — protein MLLRCAARCFLPVWLSLLGYVYAGPIVLNSNAIKNFDPVSPSPRTSSPGSVGHKEAPVDALQQSSVCADDDECGEDEYCNDVRSACLSCRKNRKRCARDSMCCAGSRCSNGVCQTNDIDGPGWHLYNNTMEHHAKRPLTVLEAHNVKGQEGDTCLRSADCSAGLCCARHFWSRICKPVLSEGQVCTRHRRKGTHGLELFQRCDCGDGLACRPERGDAVGRTSARNLHTCQRR, from the exons ATGCTGCTGCGATGCGCCGCGCGTTGCTTCCTGCCTGTGTGGCTCTCGCTGCTTGGATACGTTTACGCGGGGCCGATTGTGCTCAACTCCAACGCCATCAAGAACTTCGACCCGGTCAGCCCAAGTCCGCGCACCTCATCGCCGGGCAGCGTTGGACACAAAGAAGCTCCCGTGGACGCCTTGCAG CAGTCAAGTGTGTGCGCGGACGACGACGAATGCGGCGAGGATGAATACTGCAACGACGTCCGAAGTGCGTGTCTGTCGTGCCGCAAGAACCGGAAGCGTTGCGCACGGGACTCCATGTGTTGCGCCGGAAGCCGCTGCAGCAACG GTGTGTGCCAGACGAATGACATCGATGGCCCAGGCTGGCATTTATACAACAACACGATGGAGCATCATGCCAAGAGGCCGCTCACTGTCCTCGAAGCTCACAATGTGAAAG GTCAGGAAGGGGACACGTGCCTGCGCTCGGCCGACTGCTCGGCGGGCCTCTGCTGCGCCCGCCACTTCTGGTCTCGCATCTGCAAGCCGGTCCTGAGCGAGGGCCAGGTGTGCACGCGCCACCGCCGCAAGGGCACCCACGGCCTGGAGCTCTTCCAGCGCTGCGACTGCGGCGACGGCCTGGCGTGCAGGCCCGAGAGGGGCGACGCCGTCGGCAGGACGTCGGCCCGGAACCTACACACGTGTCAGAGACGCTga